The nucleotide sequence ATCCCATCAAAACGTTGCGATTCTCGAACATCTACAATCATAGAATCGGAATCTTGACTTGCTTTTTTCACATCATTAATCCAAACCTGTGGTAATTGCCAATCTTGGTAATCGGAAATATATTTGGTTTCAGGATAATACTCCTCAACAGAACTTAATGGGTAATTCTGATTTTGTGCTACTTGCAATCCGCCATTCAGAACCTGCACATTTTTATGACCAACCGCACGCAACATCCACCAAAATCTCGCCGCAGCATTAGCGCCATTTTTATCATCGTAAATTACAACGTGAGAATTTTTATCAATTCCTAATTTTCCTAAAGTCTTGATAAAATCTTCAAACGTTGGAAGCGGATGACGACCTCCATTTTTTGGATCATCTATCTCTGCCAAATCAGAATTCAGGTCAACAAAAACTGAATATTCAAGATGTTTTTTAATATAGTTTTCTTTAGCATTGGAACCAGTTCTGACATCAAAAATTCTGAGATTTTGATTTTCAGATATCTGCATTAGTTCATCAACTTCTATTATTGGCGACAGATTTTGCATATTATGAAATTTTTAAAAATTTATTGGAATTCTTTTTGATTCTCAATCCCAAATTTAATTAGATTTGCCAATCAAGAAAAGTAAAAATGAAACTATGACAGAAAAAATTCTCATCACAGGTGCGCTTGGACAAATTGGAACCGAACTAACCGTTAGATTATCAGAAATTTATGGTAAGGAAAACGTTATTGCTTCTGGTCTGGACAAGTGGAAAGAAGGTATTACCGAAGCTGGTTATTATGAGAGATTAGATGTTACTAATTTTCAAGCTGTTACAGAAGTTATCAAAGAACATAATATCACTACTGTATATCATTTGGCTTCGCTTTTATCAGGAACATCAGAAAAACAACCACTTTTTGCGTGGAAACTCAACCTTGATCCGTTAATTCATCTTTGTGAATTAGCAAAAGAGGGAATTTTGAAGAAGATTTTCTGGCCAAGTTCTATTGCTGTTTTTGGGAAAGGAATTCCTAAAGAAAATGTGGGACAAGAAGTTGTTTTAAATCCAACAACCGTTTACGGGATCTCCAAAATGGCTGGCGAAAAATGGTGCGAATATTACTTTGAAAAATATGGCGTTGATATCAGAAGCATCCGTTATCCTGGTTTGATTTCTTGGAAAGCACCAGCAGGTGGAGGCACCACAGATTACGCTGTTGAGATATTTTATGAAGCTGTAGAAAACGGAAAATACACAAGCTTCATTAGTGAAAATACTGCGATGCCTATGTTGTATATGGACGACGCTATTGATGCAACAATCAAGCTAATGACAGCTCCAAAAGAACAGGTGAAAATCCGTTACTCATACAACCTTGGAGGGATGAGTTTTACACCTCAAGAACTGGCTTCCGAAATCAAAAAAACAATGCCGAATTTTGAGATAAAATATGAGCCAGATTTCCGTCAGGCCATTGCAGATTCTTGGCCGGCGAGTATAGATGATTCTGCAGCAAAACAAGATTGGGGATTAGATTATAAATTTGACATTTCATCTATGTCAATAGATATGATAAATAACTTAAAACGTAAACTAGGCAAAGTTTAATAGTTAAATTATCAATTTAGATACTTTACTTTTTAACAACTGATTTATAAAAAGTTACAAATATTATATAAAATAAAGTTCAAGTGGTTTTATTAACTTTCAATGTAAATATCTATGAAAACGGTGTTGTTTTAAACCAAAAGCACAATCAAGATTCTTTGATAAAAGCTATAGAAGAAAAAGCTGAAGTACTACTACTCTTGTTAGAACTTCACGAATTTCAGGCTACTTTCTTTATTGAAATTTCTATTGCAGAGAGACTTGAAAAGTTGCTTAAAAAAATATCATTTAACGGTCACGAAATTGCACTATACAATATCAATTCTACCGTAGATTTTACAGAAATAACAAAGCAAAATGTTGAGGATATTCTTGACAAACC is from Epilithonimonas vandammei and encodes:
- a CDS encoding sulfurtransferase is translated as MQNLSPIIEVDELMQISENQNLRIFDVRTGSNAKENYIKKHLEYSVFVDLNSDLAEIDDPKNGGRHPLPTFEDFIKTLGKLGIDKNSHVVIYDDKNGANAAARFWWMLRAVGHKNVQVLNGGLQVAQNQNYPLSSVEEYYPETKYISDYQDWQLPQVWINDVKKASQDSDSMIVDVRESQRFDGIMEPIDLVAGHIPNAQNFPFIDNLDEKGLFKSPEVLRNLYSELFDNYEKSKIIFHCGSGVTACHSLLALDYAGFDIPNLYVGSWSEWSRNEI
- a CDS encoding NAD-dependent epimerase/dehydratase family protein; amino-acid sequence: MTEKILITGALGQIGTELTVRLSEIYGKENVIASGLDKWKEGITEAGYYERLDVTNFQAVTEVIKEHNITTVYHLASLLSGTSEKQPLFAWKLNLDPLIHLCELAKEGILKKIFWPSSIAVFGKGIPKENVGQEVVLNPTTVYGISKMAGEKWCEYYFEKYGVDIRSIRYPGLISWKAPAGGGTTDYAVEIFYEAVENGKYTSFISENTAMPMLYMDDAIDATIKLMTAPKEQVKIRYSYNLGGMSFTPQELASEIKKTMPNFEIKYEPDFRQAIADSWPASIDDSAAKQDWGLDYKFDISSMSIDMINNLKRKLGKV